TTTTCAAACAGATAACGATGTAATTGGTCATGTTGCGGCATAATCATCTCTCTTGCAGGTGACAGTCACTCGCTGTCGCCATGTTTAAATCGTAACAGGTCGCGGCGCTCTTTCTTGTCCGGTCGCCTGTCCGGGTGCGGCATGGTTAACGCGTTAAGTTTACGCGCCAGCGCCATTTTTTCGCGTTTTTCCACGCTTTCCGCGGTTTCTTCATACAGCGTAACGGCTTCCGTTGCCGGGCGACGCTGCTCGGTAATGGCCTTGATAATGACCGTTCGCTCGTCATTTCCCTGGCGAAGGGTGAGGGTGGCGTTCAGCTCGACAATCTTGCTCGGCTTACTGCGCTGGCCGTTGTAGTGCACCTTACCGCCTTCAACCATTTCGCGGGCTAGCGCACGCGTTTTGTAAAAGCGTGCAGCCCACAGCCATTTATCCAGCCTGACTTCAGCAGAGGGCTTTTCTTTCATGGCGTCTCCTTCACATCAGTGAGGGGATCAGTCGGCGGTAGTCATTCAGTGACGGATGGCGTGCGTACTGCTTTTCGGCGATGCCGGAGTCGGGATTGGTCACGCCGAGGCAGTAACGAATACCGTACAGAGCAGCGGCGTCGAGAATGGGTTCGCTGTCGTCAATAAACAGCGTCTTCTCTGCACTCATTCCCGTTTCTTCAGCCACAGCGTGCCATAACCGCTGATCCTCTTTGGGATAACCAAATGTGTGGGTGGAAAGTAATAAATCAAGGTGTGAGGCCAGACCGGTATGCTCCAGCTTCACCGCCAGATTATGCGGATGCGCGTTGGTGAGCAAAATACGGCGCTTGCCGCTGGCTTTTAAGGCATCAAGAAACGGTACGGTATCTTCACGCAAAACGGCGCGTGGTCCCTGTTCCGTTGTCATGGCGCAAATATCCAGATCCAGGCACTCGCTCCAGTAATCCAGGCAGTACCAGTTTAGCGTATGCTGCACGGCATGATACTGCTGACGAATATAGTCCTGGGCTTCCTGGGGAGAGATACCCTGCTTCGCGCCATAGGTTTCCGGCACCAGTTTTTGCCAGAAATAGTTATCGAATGCCAGGTCGAGCAGCGTGCCGTCCATATCTAACAACACGGTGTCGACATCCTGCCAGGCAATATTGATATGCATGGAAACTCCCCACAAGAAAACATGATGCGCGACAGAGTAGCATATCCTGTCGTGCGAGCGTGTTATCGAATCAGGCTTTCCGGGTCGTCAATCAGCGTTGGATTCAGGCAACTTTCGTAGTAGCTCTGAATTTCCGCGATGCGGGTGCGGTGACGCTGGTAG
This window of the Citrobacter freundii ATCC 8090 = MTCC 1658 = NBRC 12681 genome carries:
- the hslR gene encoding ribosome-associated heat shock protein Hsp15: MKEKPSAEVRLDKWLWAARFYKTRALAREMVEGGKVHYNGQRSKPSKIVELNATLTLRQGNDERTVIIKAITEQRRPATEAVTLYEETAESVEKREKMALARKLNALTMPHPDRRPDKKERRDLLRFKHGDSE
- the yrfG gene encoding GMP/IMP nucleotidase, translated to MHINIAWQDVDTVLLDMDGTLLDLAFDNYFWQKLVPETYGAKQGISPQEAQDYIRQQYHAVQHTLNWYCLDYWSECLDLDICAMTTEQGPRAVLREDTVPFLDALKASGKRRILLTNAHPHNLAVKLEHTGLASHLDLLLSTHTFGYPKEDQRLWHAVAEETGMSAEKTLFIDDSEPILDAAALYGIRYCLGVTNPDSGIAEKQYARHPSLNDYRRLIPSLM